The following is a genomic window from Fibrobacter sp. UWR4.
GCTGCAAAGTAGTAGATGAAATTTGGGCGCGCCTTCTCAGTGATGGCGCGCCTTGTTTTTTGAAATCTGTTCGAGTTTGATATGAGTGCAATTCTTGCGCAATATGATGTTGTTGTAATCGGTGGTGGCCATGCTGGTATCGAAGCTACGCACGCCGCCTGGAAAATGGGCGTCAAGACAGCCATGCTTACCATGGATATTGACGCTATTGGACGAATGAGCTGCAATCCCGCTGTAGGTGGTGTTGCTAAAGGCCAGATTGTCCGCGACATCGATGCGCTGGGAGGCCTTATGGGCTTGCTCACGGATAAGGCCGGTATTCAGTTCCGTATGTTGAACATGAGTAAGGGGCCTGCTGTATGGGGCCCTCGAGCCCAGTGCGACATGAAGTATTACAGTGAGGTTGCCAAGGAAGTGATTACAAGCCTTCCTGGCCTGGATGTACTTCAGGGTGAATTGGCCTCTTTTGAACGTATGGAAGATGGACGACTGGAATTGACTTTGCTGGATGGCAAACGTTATATTACCAAGTCTATTGTTATTACGAGTGGAACCTTCCTTGCTTCGAAAATGTTTACCGGTCTGGAATCCAGTATCGGTGGTCGAGTAGGGGAGCCTAGTTCTGATAAACTGTCTGAATGTCTCCAACGTTTTGGAGTGGCGCTGCGTCGCTTGAAGACTGGCACTCCCAGCCGCCTGGACCCTGATTCCATTGATTTCAATGAGTGCGAAGTTCAGCGTGGGGATGATTGCCCTTGGCCTATGAGCGACCGCCATCTGGATAATTCTGTTCCAGGCTTTAATGCGGACTATTTCTGGGGCGACCCTAAGAATCATTTTGTTCGTAACGATTGTGTTTGCTGGATTACCCGAACGAACATCAAGACTCACGATATCCTTCGTAGCGGTTTCAAGGATAGCCCCATGTTCAGCGGTCGTATTCACGGTAAGGGCCCTCGTTACTGCCCCAGTATCGAAGACAAGATTAATCGCTTTGGGGACCGTGATGGTCATCAGCTGTTCCTGGAACCGGAACAGGCCGACATTGGACGCGTGTATATTAACGGATTTAGCTCCAGCCTGCCTGCGGATATCCAGCTGGCCGCTATTCATACCATTCCTGGTTTGACCCGTGCCCGCGTGCTGCAAATCGGTTATGCGGTGGAATATGATTCCGTGGATGCAACCCAGCTTTACCCGACTTTTGAATGCAAGAACGTGCCGGGCCTTTATTTTGCCGGTCAGGTTTGCGGTACCAGTGGTTACGAAGAAGCCGCTGGTCAGGGCCTGATGGCTGGCATTAACGCTGCCCTTAAGGTGAAGGGGGAGGAACCCCTCATTCTTGGACGTTCCGAAAGCTACCTGGGGGTCATGGTGGACGACCTGGTCAATGTCCTTCTGGATGAGCCCT
Proteins encoded in this region:
- the mnmG gene encoding tRNA uridine-5-carboxymethylaminomethyl(34) synthesis enzyme MnmG, whose translation is MSAILAQYDVVVIGGGHAGIEATHAAWKMGVKTAMLTMDIDAIGRMSCNPAVGGVAKGQIVRDIDALGGLMGLLTDKAGIQFRMLNMSKGPAVWGPRAQCDMKYYSEVAKEVITSLPGLDVLQGELASFERMEDGRLELTLLDGKRYITKSIVITSGTFLASKMFTGLESSIGGRVGEPSSDKLSECLQRFGVALRRLKTGTPSRLDPDSIDFNECEVQRGDDCPWPMSDRHLDNSVPGFNADYFWGDPKNHFVRNDCVCWITRTNIKTHDILRSGFKDSPMFSGRIHGKGPRYCPSIEDKINRFGDRDGHQLFLEPEQADIGRVYINGFSSSLPADIQLAAIHTIPGLTRARVLQIGYAVEYDSVDATQLYPTFECKNVPGLYFAGQVCGTSGYEEAAGQGLMAGINAALKVKGEEPLILGRSESYLGVMVDDLVNVLLDEPYRMFTSRAEYRLFLRSDNADARLKEHAKRIGMLSPVDYDDWIRRKQLMEDLKVRLSSESALPEEANKVLEAGGQALATERTRWMNVLRRPGIDPEVFFKVALPDVEISRRDQWNMYAEEIYAGFFDRQAREIDDQKKMESVKLSPDLDYMAISAISIESRQRLNAQKPLTLGQASRIPGVRPADITVLAHWLENRT